In Eucalyptus grandis isolate ANBG69807.140 chromosome 4, ASM1654582v1, whole genome shotgun sequence, the following proteins share a genomic window:
- the LOC104442886 gene encoding protein ACCELERATED CELL DEATH 6 codes for MHPKVYEAAKSGDSDSFETIISGNEEDIFHQTTPKENNILHVAAQYKQGNYKGDTPLHLAAKVGSYRAVRAFIDLAKSLHWVVNNGRVNACKELLRKQNLNKDTALHHATEGQSALHIAAFRGHINAIDGLITSCPDACDIINNKGQTALHVAVMGGQVSVVKYILGMPNREDLINEQDTNGNTALHLAALHKENDIIDILARDKRVDRLAKNKDHLTALDIFSAHEEIDFSARNVSYLLEGSHGISGFQAWFIEHGKKSIVDVQLLVAALIATVSFTAAVAMPGGYNNDGPNRGMAILAGRADFQAFVLCNSIAFLLSVLAIILHCQSCAFSFHQEPKYILTVGGCIEVAIAAMGLAYIFGMFTVLIRPTGSTAERVAPYIAYGFLSTLCFIYEFTDPEAHSWLLGSSPRGGYIRKFFTVIFGWAGSANQ; via the exons ATGCATCCTAAAGTGTATGAGGCTGCAAAGTCGGGAGACTCTGATTCCTTTGAGACAATAATATCAGGAAATGAAGAGGACATTTTCCACCAAACAACACCAAAGGAGAACAACATTCTTCATGTTGCGGCTCAATACAAGCAG GGTAACTACAAAGGGGACACTCCCCTACACCTAGCTGCTAAAGTGGGAAGCTATAGAGCGGTTCGAGCCTTCATTGATTTGGCAAAATCACTTCATTGGGTTGTTAATAACGGACGAGTTAATGCGTGCAAAGAGCTACTTCGAAAGCAGAATTTGAATAAGGATACTGCACTGCACCATGCC ACAGAGGGACAATCGGCTCTTCACATTGCAGCATTTCGAGGCCACATCAATGCCATTGACGGGCTCATTACATCCTGTCCTGATGCTTGTGACATTATAAACAACAAAGGACAAACGGCTCTACATGTAGCTGTTATGGGTGGACAAGTGAGTGTAGTCAAGTACATACTAGGGATGCCAAATCGGGAGGATCTTATCAACGAACAAGACACTAATGGGAACACGGCTCTGCATTTGGCCGCACTTcataaagaaaatgacattatAGACATACTTGCACGAGACAAGAGGGTGGACCGTTTGGCTAAAAATAAAGATCATTTAACTGCCCTTGACATTTTTTCTGCTCATGAGGAG ATCGACTTCAGTGCTAGAAATGTTTCTTACCTATTGGAAGGATCTCATGGAATATCGGGCTTTCAAGCCTGGTTCATTGAACATGGCAAGAAGAG cATCGTGGACGTTCAACTACTAGTGGCAGCACTCATAGCCACAGTGAGCTTCACTGCGGCCGTCGCAATGCCTGGAGGTTATAACAACGACGGACCCAACCGGGGAATGGCGATTCTTGCTGGCAGGGCAGATTTCCAAGCCTTTGTCCTATGCAATAGTATTGCTTTCCTTCTCTCTGTCCTGGCAATAATCTTACATTGTCAAAGTTGTGCGTTCAGCTTTCATCAAGAGCCGAAATACATCCTGACTGTGGGAGGTTGCATTGAAGTTGCGATAGCCGCGATGGGGCTCGCCTATATTTTCGGGATGTTCACTGTATTAATCAGGCCCACCGGGAGTACCGCGGAAAGAGTCGCTCCTTATATTGCGTATGGATTTCTGTCCACTTTGTGCTTCATTTATGAGTTCACCGACCCCGAGGCTCATTCGTGGCTGCTAGGTAGCTCTCCCAGAGGAGGATACATCCGAAAGTTTTTTACTGTCATTTTCGGTTGGGCCGGTTCTGCAAACCAGTGA